CCCCGGTGcacggtcccccccccccccccccgatctcccccccccggtcccctcACACTCCCCCggttcccctcacccccccccggtgcccccggttccctcacagcccccccaccggttcccctcacccccccccgatccccccccccggttcccctcacagccccccccggtgctcggccccccccccggtgcccggTCCCTCCCCCGATctcccccccccggtcccctcacagccccccccccggtTCCCCTCacacccccctcacccccccccggttcccctcaccccccctcacccccccccgccccccccgctcACCCGCGCCATCTTGGACGAGTAGGGGTCCTCGAAGAGCGCCCAGACGCGCGGCTGCcaccgccgccagcgcccgccgggccgcgcctcctccaggcccctccgccgcggcccctccgccgccgccccgccgccgccgccccccgccgccgcctcggggcccTCGAAGCTGTCGAGCGCCTCCTCGGCGTCGCGGTGCTGGCGGTAGTTCATCCAGCAGCAGGCCTCCACGTCCGTCTCGTCGATGCCCCAGAAGGCCAGCTCCTCCTCGAAGAGCGGCCCGCACACGTCGGCCGGGCAGTGCAGCTTCCCGGTGCGGTAGTAGTTGAGCACGTAGGCGAACACGGCCGGGTGCCGGTCGAAGAAGAACTCGCCCAGCGCCGCGTCGTAGTCGAAGCGGGCGGCGGCGTCGGGCTCGGCCAGCCCGGCCAGCCGGGTGCCCGGCAGCGTCTGCAGCGTGCTGCGGTACGTCTCGTGCCGCACGCCGCCCACGTTGATCACCACCTTGTCGCGCTCCGCGTGCCACCCCATGGCGATGGCGATCGCGACCGCGACCGCGATCGCgaccgggccggcggcggcggcggcggcggctgccgcatgtcgcggccgcggggctcgaacccgcggcgccgccggctgcagcgcgctgctgctgccgccgccgccgccgccccgcccccgcgccgcgccggccacGCCCACGAGAGGCGGAGGCCACGCCCACGAGGGGCTCAGGCCACGCCCACTCCCGGCCGAGGCCACGCCACCACGCGGCCGAGGCCACGCCCGCTCCCGCCCCAGGGCACGCCCACGAGGGGCTCAGGCCACGCCCACTCCCGGCCGAGGCCACGCCACCACGCTGCGTGGGACACGTCTGCTCCCGCCCCGGGGCACGCCCACTCCCGCCCCAGGGCACGCCCACGAGAGGCCGAGGCCACGCCCGCTCCCGCCCCAGGGCACGCCCACGAGGGGCTCAGGCCACGCCCACTCCCGGCCGAGGCCACGCCACCACGCTGAGCGGGACACGCCCGCTCCCGCCCCAGGGCACGCCCACTCCGGGCGCAGGCCACGCCCACTCCCCCTCGAGAACACGCCTGTCCCAAGGTGAGGGCACGCCCcctgccggccccccccccgccccgaggccAAGGCACGCCCACCCCAGGCTAAGACCTGCCCCCCGAGGGAAGACACGCCCCCTGAGGCCAAGACACGCCCCCCGAGGCCAAGGCACGCCCACCCCAGGCTAAGACCTGCCTCCCGAGGGAAGACACGCCCCCTGAGGCCAAGGCACGCCCCTCCAAGGACAAGACACGCCCCCTGAGGCCAAGGCACGCCCCCAAGGCCAAGGCACGCCCCCCCCGAGGCCAAGACACGCCCACACCAGGCTGCAGACACGCCCCTACCACCGCCTTTGGACACGCCCCCACACCTTTGGACACGCCCACCCTGCCGGCTGTGCTCACGCCCCCCTGCCCGAGGACACGCCCCCACAGTGAGGACAGGCCACGCCCCTCCACCCTTACGTCACCAGGCCACGCCTCTCAGTGGAGAGGCCACGCCCCCTCgcggggaggggtgggggggatggcGGGAACTGGGAgaactgggggggactggggagaattggggggactgggggggacttGGAGAACTAGGGGaaactgggaggaactggggggaactgggggggacTCAGGGAactgggtggcactgggggggactTGGAGAACTAGGGGGAACTGGGGGGACTGAGGCacactgggggaactggggggaactgggagatTTTGGGGGAACTGGGTGGCACTAGGGGGGACTGGGAgaactgggaggaactgggagggacTGAGGAAAGTGGGGAGAACTTAGGGGGAACTGGGAGATATTGTGGGAACTGGGTGGCACTggaggggactggggggaactgggagggactggggctgttctgccgggggggtccggggcccCCCGAAGCAGCGGCTTTACTGGAGCTTCCCGAGAGCagccgggggcccaggcgtctgggggggggcaggtcccCAGCACACCTGGGCCCCCAGTGCCCACACCCACaccctgccctggggggggggcagggggcaggtgGGGctatggggcagttgggggggctatggggcaggtaGGGGGCAGTTAGAGGGggctatggggcgggggggcagttggggagctatggggcaggtggggggcagtTAgaggggctatggggcaggtAGGAGCAGTTGGGGGCTATGGGGCAAATGGTGGGCTATGGGGCAGGTAAGAGGCAGTTAGGGGGCAGTTAGGGAGcctatggggcaggtggggggctatggggcaggtgggggcaaTTAGGGGGGCTGTGAGGCAGTTGGGGGCATTTGGGGCTATGGGGCAGATAAGGGGCAGTTAAGGGGGCTATGGCGCAGTTGGGGGGCAGTTAgaggggctatggggcaggtAGGGGGCTATGGGGCAGATAGAGGGCAGttggggagctatggggcaggtggggggcaggtagggggctatggggcaggtaGGAGGGATATGAGGCAGGTGGGGGGCAATAGGGCAGTTGcaggagctatggggcaggtgggggggccAATGGGGCAGGTGAGAGGCTATGGGGCAGGTTGTGGCTGCCGAGGGGCAGCTATCAGGCAGGTAGGGGGGCACTTATGGGTCTCTGGGGGCAGTtagggggcaggggggcagttcTGCATcctgggggggcagttatggagcagttgggggtcccggggggcagttgggggtctaGGGGGGGGCAGGTGTGGGTCCAGGGGGGGCAGTTAGGGATCCAGGGGGGCAGTTGTAGGTCCCGGGTGGCAGTTGTGGGTCtcggggggggcagttggggtcccggggggcagctgtgggtccggaggggcagttggggggcagttgggggtccgggggggcagttggggggcagccgtggggcactCGCCTGTCCAGGCAGAAGGGCCCTCGGCCAAGGTCTGgcagcgggagcggcggcggctccccccggcgcccccccactgcgggggggatgtggggcaggtggggggcaggtggggggcacATGTGGGGCAGGGACCCCGACATGCCACCGCAGGCCCGGGGgcagggggacccgggggggggacttgggggtcccggggggaacatggggggacttgggggtcccaagggggcacttgggggtcccgggggggttgggggggtccgggtgccccccgccccccccatccccggcggggccccggcgtccggcgcCCGCGCTCCCCTCAGCGACAGCGCGCGGCGGCACCGCCGGCAGGAGGCGCCcgagcgcggggccgcgccgcgcccccattggccaccgccgccccgccccgcgctcccattggccgccgccgccccgccccgcctccgcGGAACCCGCCCCCGCAGGACCCGCCCCCTCCCGCCTGTGCCGCGCCCCCATTGGCTCCCGCCCTGCGCCGCGCCCGCCCTCATTGGCTCCCACCGCGGGGGGACACGCCCCCTCCCGGGTGGGCGGGGCAAATGAGACCCGGGGTgaccccagggctgggggggtgTGTGGCTGCGCTTGACCCCCGGTGACCCCTGACCTCCCGATGACCCCTGACCCCCcggtgacccctgacccccccgatGACCCCtgccccccgggggcccaggcgtccaggcacaGCAGCCGCCATCGAAGCTCCTTTattggggccggggggggggacggagacggggccccagccccacgcggggggaggggaggggccgccccacggctgcccgcgccgggggccgAGCTGGGGGGCTGAGCCCGGAGctggggggcagagccggggggctgagcctggggctgagcctggagccgtggggctgagcctggagctgtggggctgagcctggagatGTGGGGCTGAGCCCggagctgtggggctgagcctggagccggggggctgagcccggagctgtggggctgagcccggagctggggggctgagcccggagctgtggggctgagcccggagctggggggcagagcctggagccgtggggctgagcccggagctgtggggctgagcccggagccgtggggctgagcccggagctggggggcagagcctggagccgtggggctgagcccggagctgtggggctgagcccggagccgtggggctgagcctggaactgtggggctgagcctggagatgtggggctgagcctggagccgtggggctgagcctggagatgtggggctgagcctggagccgtggggctgagcctggagccggggggctgagcctggagccgtggggctgagctGTGGGGCTGAGCCCGGAGTTGTGAGGCTGAGCCTGGAGttgtggggctgagcctggagctgAGCCTGGAGttgtggggctgagcctggagccgtggggcagagcctggagatgtggggctgagcctggaaCTGTGGGGCTGAACCTGGAGatgtggggctgagcctggagccgtggggcagagcctggagatgtggggctgagcctggagctggggggctgagcctggagctggggggcagagccgtggggctGAACCtggagccgtggggctgagcctggagctgtggggctgagcctggagccgtggggctgagctgtgggctgagcctggagccgtggggctgagcctggagttgtggggctgagcctggagccgtggggctgagcctggagatgtggggctgagcctggagccggggggctgagcctggagttgtggggcagagcctggagctgtggggctgagctgggcgGCTGAtctgtggggcagagcccggAGCTGTGGAGCGGAGCCGTGGGGCTGATCCCagagccgtggggctgagcctggagctgtggggctgagccgtggggctgagcctggagccgtggggctgagcctggagctgtggggctgagcctggagttgtggggctgagcctggagttgtggggcagagccatggggctgagcctggagccgtggggctgagcctggagttgtggggctgagcctggagctgtggggcagagccgtggggctgagcctggagttGTGGTGCTGAGCCatggggctgagcctggagctgtgcccggagctgtggggctgagcctggagttgtggggctgagctggggggctgagcctggagccgtggggctgagccgtggggcagagcctggagctgtggggctgagctgggcgGCTGAtctgtggggcagagcccggAGCTGTGGAGCAGAGCCGTGGGGCTGATCCCagagccgtggggctgagcctggagctgtggggcagagcccggAGCCGGGGGGCTGAGGCCCAGCGAGCACcatggggctgcaatggggccgCCCCACGGCTCCCCCCTGCGCCGTGGGGCCGAGGCTGGAGtgctggggctgccgtggggctgggggatgccgctgtggggcagccccatgtGCCtctgccatggggctgccccacatGCCCATGCCCCAGGGCCAGGCGAGCAGGCACTGTGGGGCTGAGACTTGCTGTGGGGCTGGATCccagtgccgtggggctggggcttgcttgtggggcagccccatgtccccccaccccgaggCTGGGCGAGCAGGCCCCACAAGGCCATGGGgctcgccgtggggctgggggacactgccgtggggcagccccacatccccctgccatggggcagccccacatctCCACGCCCCAGGGCCAGGCGAGCAGGCACCATGGGGCTGGGgctcgccgtggggctgggggacactgccgtggggcagccccacatccccctgccatggggcagccccacatctCCACGCCCCAGGGCCAGGCGAGCAggcgccatggggctggggctcgccgtggggctgggggacactgccgtggggcagccccacatccccctgccatggggcagccccacatctCCACGCCCCAGGGTGGGCGAGCAGGCGCCATGGGGCTGGAGGATGcccctgtggggcagccccacatccccccgccatggggcagccccacgtcCCCGCACCGCAAGGCCGGGCGAGCAGGTGCcatggggcgccgtggggctgggggatgccatggggcagccccacgtcCCCGCACCCCAGGGCCGGGCGAGCAGGCGCCAcagggccgcggggcagcgccgtgggTCGTCgcggccgccgtggggccggcgccgtggggcagcgtcgccgtggggctggcggcggggcggcggcgcggcggcgcggcgccgggcggcctagcggggctgggggccgccgtggggcagggcggccgccgtggggccggcgccgtggggcagggcggccgccgtggggctggcgggggccggggggcggcggatGTTGGCGCGGTCGCGGGCGGCCTCGGCCTCCTCGTCGTAGCGCTCCTCCTCCTCGGTCTCGCTGTGCCGCGGGCTCGAGTGTCGCGACAGCGACGGCGACGGCGGCACCGACGCCGGCCGCGGGAACCGGAACCCCGGCGCCTGCCGCcacgcggggcccaggcgtccgggaggggcccaggcgtccgggggggggccaggTGTCCGGGGGACCCAGGAGCCACCACcctcccagggggcccaggcgtccggggggagcagcacccaccaccctcccagggggcccaggcgtccgggaggggcccaggcgtccggggggggcccaggtgtccgggggacCCAGGAGCCACCACcctcccagggggcccaggcgtccaggggggcccaggtgtccaggggaCCCAGGAGCCACCACCctcccagggggcccaggtgtccgggaggggcccaggcgtccggggggagcagcacccaccaccctcccagggggcccaggcgtccggggggggcccaggtgtccggggggagcagcacccaccaccctcccaggggcccaggtgtccagggaacCAGGAGCCATCCCCATCccaggagggcccaggcgtccgggaggggcccaggcgtccgggaggggcccaggtgtccgggggggcccaggtgtccggggaaccAGCACCCACCGCCCTcacagggggcccaggtgtccggggggcccaggcgtccgggaggggcccaggcgtcccgtggggggggggggtccgggaggggcccaggcgtcccgggggggaggggggggcagaggggcccaggcgtcccggggttGGGgggtccgggaggggcccaggtgtccggggggcccaggtgtccgggaggggcccaggcgtcccagggttgggggtcagggaggggcccaggtgtcccgtgggggggggtccgggaggggcccaggcgtccgggcgctcaccgccgccgcctcggggggTTCGTAGGTGAAGCTCTCGGGGAAGGCCCGGGCCAGCGCCATGCGGCGCGCCAGCGTGTAGTACTGCcgggtcaggggtcaggggtcacggggggtcacggggggtcagggggggtcaggggtcacggcccctgccctggcccccgcccccctcccccccccccgcttcccctgCGGTCGCGCTGCCGCCCCCCAAAATGCCCCGATtttgccccaaatcccccccccgggaccccccccagggacccccaggagcctctagggacccccaggacccccccaaacccccccgggacccccccaacccccccgggaccccccgtcCCTGGTACTTGCCGTCGAGCAGGTCGCAGAGGCGCTCGGTGCGGTTGCGCTGCCGCCCCCAAACCGCCCCGTTTTCACCCCAAACCGCCCTgagcccccccagggacccccaggacccccctgggacccccccagactcccccaggacccctgtgacccccccgggcccccccagccgcccccagCCCAGGTACTTGCCGTCGAGCAGGTCGGAGAGGCGCTCGGTGCGGTTGCGCTGCCGCCCCCAAACCGCCCCCAAACCGCCCCGTTttcaccccaaatccccccaggaccccccagggacccccaggacccccccaggccccccccgggcccccccgggacccaccCGTCCCAGGTACTTCCAGTCGAGCAGGTCGGAGAGGCGCTCGGTGCGGTTGCGCTGCACGATGCGCTGCCGCCGGCTCTGCTGGCAGAAGCCGTACAGGAAGGCCGTCAGCTGCGCGCACGACTCGTCGGGGCCCCGGAAGCGCCGGTCCACGATGTAGATGCCTGCGGGCGCCGCGTCAGCCCCCCCgccgacaccccccccccaaggggcccaggcgtccgggcatggAACCCCCCCCACCACGGACCCAGGCCACCGGGGATGCCACCCCCCcaccaaagggcccaggcgtccgggcacggaACCCCCCCAACGGGGACCCAGTCgtcctggggacccccccccaccaaggggcccaggcgtccgggcatggaacccccccccccaaggggcccaggcgtccgggcacagAACCCCCCcaccggggacccaggcgtccggggaaccctcaagggcccaggcgtccgggcacggaACCCCCCCCcaccggggacccaggcgtccggggaaccctcaggggcccaggcgtccgggcatggAACCCCCCCCACCACGGACCCAGGCCACCGGGGATGCCacccccccaccaaggggcccaggcgtccgggcacggaACCCCCCCcaccggggacccaggcgtccaggggaccccccccccaaggggcccaggcatccgggcacgGAACCCCCCcaccggggacccaggcgtccagggaaccctcaagggcccaggcgtccgggcacggaaccccccccaccaaggggcccaggcgtccgggcacggaACACCCCCCCACCGGGGACCCAGGCGGCCGGGGAAccctcaggggcccaggcgtccgggcatggaaccccccccccaaggggcccaggcgtccgggcatggaaccccccccacggggacccaggcgtccggggctccatCCCCCcgcaaggggcccaggcgtcctggggaccccccacccaaggggcccaggcgtccgggcacggaacccccccacggggacccaggcgtccggggaaccctcaggggcccaggcgtccggggggcccaggcgtccgggatcccccctcccccagggggcccaggtgtgtggggggcccaggcgtccggcatcccccctccccaggggggcccaggcgtccggggaaacccaggcgtccaggaccccccccaggggccccaggcgtccggggggcccaggcgtctgggatcccccctcccccccatggggggcccaggcgtgcagggggcccaggcgtccgggatcccccctcccccgggggggcc
The Dromaius novaehollandiae isolate bDroNov1 unplaced genomic scaffold, bDroNov1.hap1 HAP1_SCAFFOLD_177, whole genome shotgun sequence genome window above contains:
- the LOC135326434 gene encoding potassium voltage-gated channel subfamily C member 1-like; protein product: MGWHAERDKVVINVGGVRHETYRSTLQTLPGTRLAGLAEPDAAARFDYDAALGEFFFDRHPAVFAYVLNYYRTGKLHCPADVCGPLFEEELAFWGIDETDVEACCWMNYRQHRDAEEALDSFEGPEAAAGGGGGGAAAEGPRRRGLEEARPGGRWRRWQPRVWALFEDPYSSKMAR
- the LOC135326435 gene encoding nascent polypeptide-associated complex subunit alpha, muscle-specific form-like — protein: MWGCPMAGGCGAAPRQCPPAPRRAPWPCGACSPSLGVGGHGAAPQASPSPTALGSSPTASLSPTVPARLALGHGHVGQPHGRGTWGCPTAASPSPTAAPALQPRPHGAGGSRGAAPLQPHGARWASAPRLRALPHSSRLSPTALGSAPRLCSTAPGSAPQISRPAQPHSSRLCPTAQPHGSRLSPPAQPHNSRLSPTAPGTAPGSAPWLSTTTPGSAPRLCPTAPGSAPQLQAQPHGSAPQLQAQPHGSRLSPTAQPHSSRLSPTALGSAPRLRSTAPGSAPQISRPAQPHSSRLCPTTPGSAPRLQAQPHISRLSPTAPGSAPQLQAQPHGSRLSPQLSPTAPGSAPQLQAQPHGSRFSPTALPPSSRLSPPAPGSAPHLQALPHGSRLSPTSPGSAPQFQAQPHISRLCPTAPGSAPQLQAQLQAQPHNSRLSLTTPGSAPQLSPTAPGSAPRLQAQPHGSRLSPTSPGSAPRLQAQPHISRLSPTVPGSAPRLRAQPHSSGLSPTAPGSAPQLRAQPHGSGLSPTAPGSAPRLQALPPSSGLSPTAPGSAPQLRAQPHSSGLSPPAPGSAPQLRAQPHISRLSPTAPGSAPRLQAQPQAQPPGSAPQLRAQPPSSAPGAGSRGAAPPLPPRGAGAPSPSPPPAPIKELRWRLLCLDAWAPGGQGSSGGSGVTGGSGVIGRSGVTGGQAQPHTPPALGSPRVSFAPPTREGACPPAVGANEGGRGAGREPMGARHRREGAAPNAPNCLTAPLIAPTCPIAPHLPHRLPNCPLTASYLPHSPPFAP